A genome region from Eurosta solidaginis isolate ZX-2024a chromosome 2, ASM4086904v1, whole genome shotgun sequence includes the following:
- the LOC137239553 gene encoding uncharacterized protein — MSVILRIIATGFVILALYIPQMEPAQADAWSCLEERCCSIDFSKMLTTVDVILYACGQQVDGSLTYSLYLDTGEEMDYLAYHPYKELDETKYCADICDKVIVCVKSKTFEVKDDNGGTAEWCFYGNVDVNNKTLYSGDNICLVFHNDHVDIPVDLINFLQDSNIW; from the exons ATGTCTGTAATTTTACGCATAATAGCGACAGGCTTTGTAATCCTTGCACTCTACATCCCTCAAATGGAACCTGCACAAGCCGATGCATGGAGTTGTTTAGAGGAGAGATGTTGTTCGATTGATTTTAGTAAAATGTTAACAACTGTAGATGTAATTT TGTACGCTTGCGGCCAACAGGTGGATGGTTCATTAACATACAGTTTGTATTTGGATACTGGCGAAGAAATGGACTATCTGGCCTATCATCCATATAAGGAATTAGATGAGACAAAATATTGCGCTGATATATGTGATAAAGTTATTGTTTGTGTAAAATCGAAGACATTCGAAGTCAAAGATGATAATGGCGGCACCGCTGAATGGTGCTTTTATGGCAATGTCGATGTCAACAATAAGACTTTGTATTCTGGTGACAATATTTGTTTAGTATTTCACAATGATCATGTGGATATACCTGTAGATTTGATAAATTTCTTACAGGATTCAAATATTTGGTGA
- the LOC137239552 gene encoding uncharacterized protein, giving the protein MAVNLALKFSLTILLVAFGLTRIECRKEHAWHCLMDSCCSIDFSKTLKTVDFILYVCGSYDGGEFTCALYLDIGEEMDIMGLAPYGKVDETEYCQRLCESVELCVQSTKFTVDNVDDGSSATWCFNGKIIVQNQTMINENEVCIGFYKETITLPKKLEDYVVKKKLW; this is encoded by the exons ATGGCAGTCAATTTAGCATTAAAATTTTCGCTAACAATTCTACTCGTCGCATTTGGCCTCACAAGAATTGAGTGTCGGAAAGAGCATGCGTGGCATTGTTTGATGGATAGTTGTTGTTCCATTGATTTCAGTAAAACGCTTAAAACTGTAGATTTTATAC tttacgTTTGTGGCAGCTATGATGGCGGTGAATTCACATGTGCACTTTATCTAGATATTGGCGAGGAAATGGATATTATGGGCTTAGCTCCATATGGCAAAGTCGATGAAACTGAATATTGTCAACGTCTATGTGAATCTGTTGAACTTTGTGTGCAGAGCACAAAGTTCACAGTGGACAATGTAGATGATGGTAGTTCGGCTACTTGGTGCTTCAATGGCAAAATTATCGTACAAAATCAGACAATGATTAATGAGAACGAAGTTTGTATTGGTTTTTATAAGGAAACAATAACTTTACCAAAAAAATTGGAAGATTATGTAGTTAAAAAAAAGCTTTggtaa